CTACAAACAAGTAAAACAGGCATTAAGCCATTCGGATACTTATGTTGACTTTTTCGCGGAAATTACGAGTGTACTATTTCAAGGAGAAGGGTTAGTGTTAATAGACTCTGGTAATCCGATGGTACGTCAATTAGAGAAAAAGCATTTTCAAGCGATGATTAAGCATCAACCAGAGATAAGCAAGGATGTATATCAAAGTTTGCAAACGACGAAAAAAAACGGTTATTCTATATCTGTTGATGTCAATGAGGAAGACGGTCACTTATTTTATCATTTAAATGGAGAGCGGATTTTACTAGTGAAAACGGATAAAGATAAGTGGTCTGGTAAAAATAAAGAATGTCAATTTACAACATCTGAATTAATAGAAATAGCTGAAAATAATCCTGAATTGTTGAGCAATAATGTGGTAACGAGACCATTGATGCAGGAGTGTTTATTCCCCACTCTTGCGTTTATGGCTGGACCAGGTGAATTAGGTTATTGGTCCATTTTAAAACCTGCATTTCATGCAATAGGGTACAAGATGCCACCAGTGTTACCAAGACTTTCATTCACGTTGCTGGATCGTAAGACAGAGAAAAAGATAAAGCAACATGGTATGGATGTTGGAGAAGTAATTCGAACAGGAGCGTTACAAGATAAATTAACTTGGCTAGGCTCTCAATTAAATCCGCCACTAGGTACGTTAGTTGAACAGGTGAAACAGTCGATAGATCATATTCACCAGCCTTTGCGAGATGTTGCGAAATCAATGGGACCAGATCTTGAGAATTTGGCAGATAAAAATTTGGAATATCTCTTACAAAGTATAGATTACTTACATGAATCTCTAGAAAAAAATGTGGTAGGAAGACACGATCAAACGATTGAAATGTTTGATAGGGTACATGTTACGTTGCATCCTAATAATGGTTTACAAGAAAGGTCATGGAATGCAGTTTCCTTCATAAACCAATTTGGAGAAAATTGGATTAGAGATATAATTAATCAACCGTATACGTTTAGACACTTTCATTATTCTGTTACACTATGATCCCCACATCTTACCACTAAATAATAATGAAGCTGATAAAAAGGGCGCTAACCTCATGGTTAGCGCCCTTTTTTATCTGTGTATAAGTCTTACATTATTTACTAAACTAGCTCAAACCATCGCTAAAAGCCAATAAATCTAAAAGGAATGTTACTAAATTAAAAAAATGGTGGAGGATAGTGGGGGGTTGTGGTAAGATAGAAAAAAAGGTGGGCGATCTATATGTTTATGGGAGAATACAAACATAATATTGATACCAAGGGTCGCATTATTGTTCCTTCAAAATTCAGAGATGGGCTTGGTGAAACCTTTGTTGTTACGCGAGGTTTAGATCAATGTTTATTTGCTTATCCAATGACTGAATGGCGCCTTTTAGAAGAAAAGTTAAAAAAATTACCGTTAACAAAAAAAGATGCACGTGCCTTTACACGATTTTTCTTTTCTGGCGCAGTTGAATGTGAGGTAGATAAGCAGGGTAGAATAAATATTCCTGCAGCACTACGCAAATATGCTGTATTAGATAAAGAATGTGCCGTTATTGGTGTTTCGAATCGAGTAGAAATTTGGTCAGATCAAGCTTGGACAGGCTATGTTGAAGAGTCTGAAGAATCTTTTTCTGAAATTGCAGAAAATATGCTTGATATAGACTTTTAAAATTATAAATGTAATCTAAAACCTAGAAAATAGGATGTTTTACTAAAAGAAGAAGGTGGAAGAATGTTTGAACATGAAAGTGTGCTACAGCTACAAGCGGTAGAAGGATTGAATATACGCCCAAATGGTACATATGTTGATGGCACATTAGGGGCCGGTGGTCATGCTGAAAAAATAGTTGAAAAGCTAAATGACGAAGGCTTACTAGTAGCGTTTGATCAAGATCAGATTGCTTTAGAAGCAGCAAAAAAGAGATTAGCTGCACATGACAATAAAATGTTGTTTGTGCATTCGAATTTCAGATATTTACAAGATGTTTTGGCAGAACATCAAATTGATGAAGTAGATGGTATTCTATTTGATCTTGGTGTATCCTCTCCTCAATTAGATCAAAGTGAACGTGGCTTTAGTTATCAACATGATGCACCACTTGATATGAGAATGGATCAAACACAAACAACATCAGCTTATGAAGTTGTTAATACGTGGTCGTATGAAGCGCTAGTTCGGATCTTTTTTAAATATGGTGAAGAGAAGTTTTCCAAACAAGTTGCTCGTAAAATAGAAGCTGCAAGACAAAAGAAACCAATTGAATCTACAGTTGAGCTTGCAGAGATCATTAAAGAGGGTATTCCTGCAGCTACCAGAAGAACTGGTGGCCATCCTGCAAAGCGTGTATTTCAAGCGATTCGTATTGCGGTAAATGACGAGTTACATGCTTTCTATGATGTTTTACATCAAGCAGCAGAGTCTGTATCTGTTGGTGGAAGAATTGCAGTCATTACTTTTCATTCGTTAGAAGACAGAATATGTAAGCAGGCTTTTAAGAAGTGGAGCTCTTTACCACCACTTCCTAGAAACATTCCAATTATACCGGAGACGAGTCAACCACCATTTAAACAAATTACGAAAAAGCCAATTGTGGCAGATGAAGAAGAACTAGATAACAATAGGCGGGCGCGTTCTGCAAAGTTACGTATCGTTGAAAAAGTAAAACCTTGGAATGATCAATTTTTCTTTAAAGAAGGGCGGGATCAGGCATGAGTGCTAGTGAAGCAAGAAATTGGCAACAAACAGCGGCTGAAAGAAGTGAACAAACCTACCGACAAACGGAAACAAAGAAACAAGTTAAGGTAGATGTTACGCAACGTTGGAT
The nucleotide sequence above comes from Paraliobacillus zengyii. Encoded proteins:
- the bshC gene encoding bacillithiol biosynthesis cysteine-adding enzyme BshC, with translation MYINPITLAHSKLLEDYYQQKEEIMQQFDYDPFMEETMKQRVFDLHNQAYDRDRLVSVLKHLNKKWHADEAVFANIERLKDPTSVTVIGGQQAGLLTGPLYTIHKMISIIAFAKKQEDELGIPVIPVFWIAGEDHDFAEINHIMVAQEQGKMRKHKIAHYVKQKQSMSLLPLDNQLASDWLESLFKELDETIHTKRIYKQVKQALSHSDTYVDFFAEITSVLFQGEGLVLIDSGNPMVRQLEKKHFQAMIKHQPEISKDVYQSLQTTKKNGYSISVDVNEEDGHLFYHLNGERILLVKTDKDKWSGKNKECQFTTSELIEIAENNPELLSNNVVTRPLMQECLFPTLAFMAGPGELGYWSILKPAFHAIGYKMPPVLPRLSFTLLDRKTEKKIKQHGMDVGEVIRTGALQDKLTWLGSQLNPPLGTLVEQVKQSIDHIHQPLRDVAKSMGPDLENLADKNLEYLLQSIDYLHESLEKNVVGRHDQTIEMFDRVHVTLHPNNGLQERSWNAVSFINQFGENWIRDIINQPYTFRHFHYSVTL
- the mraZ gene encoding division/cell wall cluster transcriptional repressor MraZ gives rise to the protein MFMGEYKHNIDTKGRIIVPSKFRDGLGETFVVTRGLDQCLFAYPMTEWRLLEEKLKKLPLTKKDARAFTRFFFSGAVECEVDKQGRINIPAALRKYAVLDKECAVIGVSNRVEIWSDQAWTGYVEESEESFSEIAENMLDIDF
- the rsmH gene encoding 16S rRNA (cytosine(1402)-N(4))-methyltransferase RsmH; the encoded protein is MFEHESVLQLQAVEGLNIRPNGTYVDGTLGAGGHAEKIVEKLNDEGLLVAFDQDQIALEAAKKRLAAHDNKMLFVHSNFRYLQDVLAEHQIDEVDGILFDLGVSSPQLDQSERGFSYQHDAPLDMRMDQTQTTSAYEVVNTWSYEALVRIFFKYGEEKFSKQVARKIEAARQKKPIESTVELAEIIKEGIPAATRRTGGHPAKRVFQAIRIAVNDELHAFYDVLHQAAESVSVGGRIAVITFHSLEDRICKQAFKKWSSLPPLPRNIPIIPETSQPPFKQITKKPIVADEEELDNNRRARSAKLRIVEKVKPWNDQFFFKEGRDQA